From Pandoraea norimbergensis, the proteins below share one genomic window:
- a CDS encoding TetR/AcrR family transcriptional regulator has translation MVRAGLTVERLVEGGAELADEIGFEHLTGAALARKFDVRLASLYSHVRNLDDLKCQIALLALRQLADATAQAMAGRAGKDALYALANAHRDYARRHPGRFVAARHPLPSELAAASAGPQLTQLIRAVLHGYAVPEAEQVHAIRFLGGFFMGYITLEAASAFAHSTPDADISWLRSLDALDTALTHWPSTPDTH, from the coding sequence ATGGTCAGAGCCGGACTGACGGTCGAGCGGTTGGTGGAGGGCGGTGCCGAGCTGGCCGACGAGATTGGCTTCGAGCATTTGACCGGGGCGGCGTTGGCACGCAAGTTCGACGTGCGACTCGCCAGCCTCTATTCGCACGTCAGGAATCTTGACGACCTCAAGTGTCAGATCGCGTTGTTGGCGTTGCGGCAGTTGGCAGACGCCACAGCGCAAGCGATGGCGGGCCGCGCGGGCAAGGACGCCCTGTATGCGCTGGCGAACGCCCATCGTGACTACGCGCGCCGCCATCCGGGGCGCTTTGTTGCCGCTCGGCATCCGTTGCCGTCCGAGTTGGCCGCTGCGAGCGCCGGGCCGCAATTGACCCAACTGATCCGGGCGGTGCTGCATGGCTACGCGGTGCCCGAGGCAGAGCAGGTCCACGCCATTCGCTTTCTCGGCGGCTTCTTCATGGGCTACATCACGTTGGAAGCCGCGTCGGCGTTTGCGCACAGCACACCCGATGCCGACATCTCATGGCTACGCAGTCTTGATGCGCTCGATACGGCGCTCACGCACTGGCCGTCCACCCCCGACACTCATTAG
- a CDS encoding alpha/beta hydrolase fold domain-containing protein — MIPFPDSISAQAQAALRRLVTADGEPFNAMYTAPSPDDFDGWMQFKADADAQYGAAMAQVAGLLKSTVETVAIGDATVHVATPVDLVADDVVYIDLHGGGLVFGGGTVCRIGAQMQADQLGLRCWGIDYRMPPEHPYPAGLDDCLTVYRRVLEAYPASHVVIGGRSAGANLAAAMVLRARDEGLPLPAALVLLSPEVDLTESGDSFELNQRVDVLLPKSLMPNNVLYAGGADLADPYLSPLFGDFSQGFVPTFIQSGTRDLFLSNAVRMHRALRRADVPCELHVFEAMPHGGFMGAPEDRELRAEVARFVRAHLPAAR, encoded by the coding sequence GTGATTCCTTTTCCCGACAGCATCAGCGCGCAGGCGCAGGCCGCGTTGCGCCGTCTGGTGACTGCCGATGGCGAGCCGTTCAACGCGATGTACACCGCGCCATCGCCCGACGACTTTGACGGCTGGATGCAATTCAAGGCTGATGCCGACGCCCAATACGGCGCGGCGATGGCACAGGTCGCAGGGTTGTTGAAGTCAACGGTGGAAACCGTAGCGATCGGTGACGCCACCGTCCACGTTGCGACGCCGGTCGATCTCGTGGCCGACGACGTCGTCTATATCGACTTGCACGGTGGCGGACTGGTGTTTGGCGGCGGCACCGTCTGCCGTATCGGCGCGCAAATGCAGGCCGACCAGTTGGGCCTGCGCTGCTGGGGCATCGACTATCGCATGCCTCCCGAGCATCCGTATCCCGCCGGATTGGACGACTGTCTGACGGTCTACCGTCGAGTGCTGGAGGCGTACCCAGCGAGTCACGTTGTCATTGGCGGGCGATCTGCTGGCGCGAATTTGGCAGCGGCGATGGTGTTGCGCGCACGCGATGAGGGGCTGCCGTTACCGGCGGCACTGGTGTTGTTATCGCCGGAAGTCGATCTCACGGAATCGGGCGACAGTTTCGAGCTGAATCAGCGCGTGGACGTGCTGCTGCCCAAGTCGCTGATGCCGAATAACGTGTTGTATGCGGGCGGTGCGGATCTCGCCGATCCGTATCTATCGCCACTGTTCGGCGACTTCTCGCAGGGCTTCGTGCCGACGTTCATTCAAAGCGGTACGCGCGATCTGTTCCTGTCGAACGCAGTGCGTATGCATCGCGCACTGCGCCGCGCTGACGTGCCGTGTGAGCTTCATGTGTTCGAAGCCATGCCGCATGGGGGATTCATGGGGGCGCCGGAAGACCGGGAATTGCGCGCCGAGGTGGCGCGATTCGTCCGCGCGCATTTGCCAGCCGCGCGGTAA
- a CDS encoding Crp/Fnr family transcriptional regulator: MSLETLLQRSVWAQGLTPAQRERVTAEIQVRPVESGGYVCRKGDPSHAWFGVIDGLVKIATASASGKSVTFTGVPSGAWFGEGSLLKREIRKYDVMALRDSVLAHMPIATFDWLLDTSIPFNRFLTLQLNERLGQFIAAVEHERLLDTDARVARSLSSMFNPDLYPSDDTTVQISQEELSYLAGVSRQRVNLALKVLEQAGLVKVDYGVLTILDLEGLREFGM; the protein is encoded by the coding sequence ATGTCGTTAGAGACCCTGTTGCAGCGCAGCGTATGGGCACAAGGACTCACGCCGGCACAGCGCGAGCGCGTGACGGCAGAGATTCAGGTACGGCCAGTGGAGAGTGGCGGCTACGTTTGCCGCAAGGGCGATCCGTCGCACGCCTGGTTCGGCGTGATCGACGGGCTCGTGAAGATTGCGACCGCCTCGGCCAGCGGCAAGTCGGTGACCTTTACCGGCGTGCCCTCGGGCGCGTGGTTCGGCGAAGGGTCGTTACTGAAGCGCGAGATCCGCAAATACGACGTGATGGCCTTGCGAGACTCCGTGCTCGCGCATATGCCGATTGCGACGTTCGACTGGCTTCTCGACACGAGCATCCCGTTCAATCGCTTCCTGACGCTGCAACTCAACGAACGTCTTGGTCAGTTCATTGCCGCCGTCGAACACGAGCGTCTGCTCGATACCGATGCCCGTGTTGCGCGCTCGCTGTCGTCGATGTTCAATCCTGATCTCTACCCGAGCGACGACACGACCGTGCAGATTTCGCAGGAAGAACTCAGTTATCTCGCGGGCGTCTCGCGCCAGCGCGTCAATCTCGCACTCAAGGTGCTGGAACAGGCCGGGTTGGTGAAGGTCGATTACGGTGTCCTGACCATTCTCGACCTCGAAGGTTTGCGCGAATTCGGGATGTAG
- a CDS encoding AMP-dependent synthetase/ligase codes for MQERTTFPRLLLAHAATRGASTAYREKDLGIWQSWSWQDAAHEVRMLACALAAAGFSRGDNLAIIGNNRVRLYWAMTAAQALGGVAVPLYQDAVAAEMIHVLEDAEINFAIVEDQEQVDKLLELRESVPHLAHIIYEDPRGLRNYDAPGLQSYASMVAQGREFDAKHPRYFDDAVAAVDADDTATILYTSGTTGKPKGVCHSHAGLIGAAHHGSQFDKLSADDEVLSYLPMAWVGDHLFSYAQALVTGFTVNCPESPETVATDMREIGPTYYFAPPRVYENVLTQVMIRMEDASAIKRKMFAHFMNVAQRCGAAVLDAQPVALLDRLQYALGNLCIYGPLRNTLGMSRIRTAYTAGEAIGPDLFRFYRAIGINLKQFYGQTETCAYVCLQPDRQVRFDSVGPVAPGMEIKIAESGEVLVRGVGLLKEYYKRPDATREAFDEHGYFRTGDAGIIDADGHLRIVDRAKDVGKLSCGSLFAPKFIENKLKFFSYIKEAVAFGDGRDNVCAFINIDMDAVGNWAERHNLAYAGYVDLAGNEQVAELILGCIEQVNADLAKESAFAAAQIHRFMILHKELDPDDDELTRTRKVRRTFIAQKYDVLIDAFYSGKTAQFIETRVKFEDGREGSVSATLKIHPARVLGTRAPVDDPAPVGLRCAA; via the coding sequence ATGCAGGAGCGGACCACTTTCCCGCGTTTGTTGTTGGCACACGCCGCCACACGTGGCGCCAGCACAGCGTACCGGGAAAAAGATCTGGGTATCTGGCAAAGCTGGAGCTGGCAGGACGCTGCGCATGAAGTGCGCATGCTCGCCTGTGCGCTGGCCGCCGCCGGATTCTCACGCGGCGACAATCTCGCCATCATCGGTAATAACCGGGTGCGCCTGTACTGGGCCATGACGGCCGCGCAGGCACTGGGCGGTGTCGCGGTGCCGCTGTATCAGGACGCCGTCGCGGCGGAAATGATTCACGTGCTCGAAGACGCTGAAATCAATTTCGCCATCGTTGAAGATCAGGAGCAGGTCGACAAGCTGCTGGAGCTGCGTGAGAGCGTGCCGCATCTGGCGCACATCATTTACGAAGATCCGCGCGGCCTGCGCAACTACGATGCGCCCGGCCTGCAATCGTATGCCTCGATGGTGGCGCAGGGTCGTGAGTTCGACGCAAAACATCCGCGCTATTTCGACGATGCCGTTGCCGCAGTAGACGCCGACGATACGGCCACCATTCTTTACACCTCCGGCACGACCGGTAAGCCGAAAGGGGTTTGCCATTCTCACGCAGGTTTGATCGGTGCCGCGCATCATGGCAGCCAGTTCGACAAACTCTCGGCCGACGATGAAGTGCTGTCGTACCTGCCGATGGCTTGGGTGGGCGACCATCTGTTTTCCTATGCGCAGGCGCTGGTGACTGGCTTCACGGTGAATTGTCCGGAGTCGCCGGAGACCGTCGCCACCGACATGCGGGAGATCGGCCCGACGTATTACTTCGCGCCGCCGCGCGTGTATGAAAACGTGCTGACGCAGGTGATGATTCGCATGGAAGATGCGAGCGCGATCAAGCGAAAGATGTTCGCGCACTTCATGAATGTCGCGCAGCGTTGCGGCGCTGCCGTACTCGACGCTCAACCGGTGGCGCTGCTCGACCGGCTGCAATACGCACTGGGCAATCTTTGCATCTACGGCCCGCTGCGCAACACGCTCGGCATGAGCCGTATCCGCACGGCTTATACCGCCGGAGAAGCCATCGGGCCGGATCTGTTCCGGTTCTATCGCGCTATCGGTATCAATCTGAAGCAGTTCTACGGACAGACCGAGACGTGTGCCTACGTCTGTCTGCAACCGGACCGTCAGGTGCGCTTCGACAGCGTTGGCCCTGTCGCGCCGGGTATGGAAATCAAGATCGCGGAGAGCGGCGAAGTGCTGGTGCGCGGTGTCGGGTTGCTCAAGGAGTACTACAAGCGCCCTGACGCCACGCGTGAAGCCTTCGACGAGCACGGCTACTTCCGCACGGGCGACGCCGGCATCATCGACGCCGATGGGCACCTGCGTATCGTCGATCGCGCTAAAGACGTCGGCAAGCTGTCCTGCGGCTCGTTGTTCGCGCCCAAGTTCATCGAGAACAAGCTCAAGTTCTTCTCGTACATCAAGGAAGCCGTGGCGTTCGGCGATGGCCGCGACAACGTGTGCGCGTTCATCAACATCGATATGGATGCGGTGGGCAACTGGGCGGAGCGTCATAACCTGGCCTATGCCGGTTACGTCGATCTCGCGGGCAACGAACAGGTCGCCGAGTTGATTTTGGGCTGCATCGAGCAGGTGAACGCCGATCTGGCCAAGGAATCGGCCTTCGCCGCCGCGCAGATTCATCGCTTCATGATCCTGCACAAGGAACTGGACCCCGATGACGACGAGCTGACCCGCACGCGCAAGGTGCGCCGCACGTTCATTGCGCAAAAGTACGACGTGCTGATCGACGCCTTCTATTCGGGCAAGACGGCGCAGTTCATCGAAACCCGGGTGAAGTTCGAAGACGGGCGGGAGGGCAGCGTGAGTGCCACGCTGAAGATTCATCCCGCGCGCGTACTCGGCACCCGCGCGCCCGTCGATGACCCTGCGCCTGTCGGGTTGCGCTGCGCCGCTTAG
- a CDS encoding ABC transporter ATP-binding protein yields MNDKRKAGDVLIDLQHISLSFGGVKALTDISFDVREHEIRAIIGPNGAGKSSMLNVINGVYHPQQGTIVFRGQVRQRMHPTSAARQGVARTFQNIALFKGMTVLDNIMTGRNTRMRSGLLANALWWGPARREETIHREKVEEIIDFLEIQHIRKTPVGRLPYGLQKRVELARALAAEPELLLLDEPMAGMNLEEKRDMCRFILEVNEEFGTTIVLIEHDMGVVMDISDRVVVLDYGKKIGDGPPAEVKQDPEVIRAYLGSAHGEPVAA; encoded by the coding sequence ATGAACGACAAACGCAAGGCCGGCGATGTGTTGATCGATTTGCAGCACATCAGCCTGTCGTTCGGGGGCGTCAAGGCGCTTACCGATATTTCGTTCGACGTCCGCGAACACGAGATACGGGCCATCATCGGCCCGAACGGCGCGGGCAAGAGTTCGATGCTCAACGTCATCAATGGCGTCTATCACCCGCAACAGGGCACGATCGTCTTTCGCGGCCAAGTGCGCCAACGCATGCATCCCACGTCCGCCGCCCGGCAAGGCGTGGCGCGCACCTTCCAGAACATCGCCCTGTTCAAGGGCATGACGGTGCTCGACAACATCATGACGGGCCGCAACACCCGCATGCGCTCCGGCTTGCTGGCCAATGCGCTGTGGTGGGGACCGGCACGCCGTGAAGAGACGATTCATCGCGAGAAGGTCGAAGAGATCATCGACTTTCTCGAAATTCAACACATCCGCAAGACGCCCGTTGGCCGGTTGCCGTATGGCCTGCAAAAGCGTGTCGAGCTGGCGCGGGCGCTGGCGGCCGAGCCTGAGTTGCTGTTGCTCGATGAGCCCATGGCCGGCATGAATCTCGAAGAAAAGCGCGACATGTGCCGCTTCATTCTCGAAGTGAACGAAGAGTTCGGCACGACCATCGTGCTCATCGAACACGATATGGGGGTGGTGATGGACATTTCGGATCGCGTTGTCGTGCTCGACTACGGCAAGAAGATCGGCGACGGACCGCCAGCGGAAGTCAAGCAAGACCCGGAAGTCATCCGCGCCTATCTCGGATCGGCGCACGGCGAGCCCGTCGCGGCCTGA
- a CDS encoding branched-chain amino acid ABC transporter permease — protein MQFFLEILIGGLLSGVMYSLVALGFVLIFKASGVFNFAQGAMVYFAALSVVGLMERGLPLWAAAIGAFGVMVLVGAATERFVLRKLVNQSPITLFMATIGLSFFLEGLAPLLWGNEVRPLSLGIVDEPIASIMDSTGLLVSSFDLAAAGIAAVLVALLALFFKATSIGRALRAVADDHQAALSLGIPLQRIWVVVWSVSGFVALVAGMLWGSRNGVQFALTMTALKALPVLILGGFTSIPGAIVGGLIIGAAEKLAEIYLPQLLQSQFGGNFGGIEGWFPYVFALLFLLVRPEGLFGERHIDRV, from the coding sequence ATGCAGTTCTTTCTGGAAATTCTGATCGGCGGGCTGCTCTCGGGCGTGATGTATTCGCTTGTGGCGCTGGGCTTCGTGCTGATCTTCAAAGCGTCCGGCGTATTCAACTTCGCGCAGGGTGCCATGGTGTACTTCGCGGCGCTGTCGGTCGTCGGACTGATGGAGCGAGGCTTGCCGCTGTGGGCGGCCGCCATCGGCGCATTCGGCGTCATGGTGCTGGTGGGCGCGGCCACTGAGCGGTTTGTGTTGCGCAAGCTGGTGAACCAGTCGCCCATCACGCTGTTCATGGCGACCATCGGTCTGTCGTTCTTTCTCGAAGGACTGGCACCGCTGCTGTGGGGCAATGAAGTTCGTCCGCTGTCGCTGGGCATCGTCGACGAGCCTATCGCTTCGATCATGGACTCGACCGGCCTGCTGGTGAGCAGCTTCGATCTGGCCGCGGCCGGCATTGCGGCAGTCCTCGTCGCGCTGCTCGCGTTGTTCTTCAAGGCCACGAGCATCGGCCGGGCCCTGCGTGCAGTGGCCGACGACCATCAGGCGGCGCTCTCGCTGGGCATTCCGTTACAGCGCATCTGGGTGGTGGTGTGGAGCGTGTCGGGCTTCGTCGCGCTGGTGGCGGGCATGCTCTGGGGCTCGCGCAACGGCGTGCAGTTCGCCCTGACGATGACGGCACTCAAGGCGTTGCCCGTACTGATTCTCGGTGGCTTCACATCGATTCCGGGCGCCATTGTCGGCGGCCTGATCATCGGCGCGGCGGAAAAACTTGCCGAGATCTACCTGCCGCAACTGCTGCAAAGCCAGTTTGGCGGCAACTTCGGGGGTATCGAAGGCTGGTTCCCCTATGTCTTTGCGTTGCTGTTCCTGCTCGTTCGCCCCGAGGGGTTGTTCGGCGAGCGTCATATCGACCGGGTCTAG
- a CDS encoding branched-chain amino acid ABC transporter permease encodes MFYREAGQFKTSYVADSQIFPIRQDRVAVSAVLVIAFGVLPWIASEYWLSAILVPFLVFSLAALGLNILTGYAGQLSLGTAAFMAVGAYASYNFQLRVEGIPILASFAMGGVCAALVGIAFGLPSLRIKGFYLAVATLAAQFFVLWVLTKFPWLSNNSSSGVITAQKITILGLDINTPVRKYLFVLGVVCVMALVAKNLVRSHIGRAWMAVRDMDVAAEVIGIPLMRVKLLAFAVSSFYCGVAGALYAFCYLGSVEPDGFSLDLSFRILFMIIIGGVGSILGSFLGAAFILLLPILLDYTLPPIATFLHLPFTNATVSHIQLMLFGGLIIFFLIVEPHGLARLWQITKEKLRIWPFPH; translated from the coding sequence ATGTTCTATCGCGAAGCGGGTCAGTTCAAGACATCGTACGTAGCCGACAGCCAGATATTCCCGATTCGGCAGGATCGTGTCGCAGTCAGCGCCGTGTTGGTGATCGCCTTCGGCGTGCTGCCGTGGATCGCCTCCGAGTACTGGCTTTCGGCCATTCTGGTGCCGTTCCTCGTATTCTCGCTGGCTGCGCTCGGCCTGAACATTCTGACGGGCTACGCCGGGCAGCTTTCACTGGGGACGGCGGCGTTCATGGCGGTTGGCGCCTATGCGTCGTACAACTTCCAGTTGCGCGTTGAAGGCATACCGATCTTGGCATCTTTCGCGATGGGCGGCGTTTGCGCGGCGCTGGTGGGCATTGCCTTTGGCCTGCCGTCGCTGCGCATCAAGGGCTTCTATCTCGCGGTGGCGACGTTGGCGGCGCAGTTCTTCGTGCTGTGGGTGCTGACCAAATTCCCTTGGCTGTCGAACAACAGTTCATCGGGCGTCATCACCGCACAGAAGATCACGATTCTCGGGCTCGACATTAACACGCCCGTGCGCAAGTACCTGTTTGTGCTCGGCGTCGTGTGCGTGATGGCGCTGGTAGCAAAGAACCTCGTGCGCTCGCACATCGGCCGCGCGTGGATGGCCGTGCGCGACATGGACGTGGCGGCCGAAGTGATCGGCATCCCGCTCATGCGTGTAAAGCTGCTGGCCTTCGCGGTGAGTTCGTTTTACTGCGGTGTGGCCGGGGCGCTTTATGCCTTCTGCTATCTCGGCTCGGTGGAGCCCGACGGCTTCTCCCTCGATCTGTCGTTCCGCATTCTGTTCATGATCATCATTGGCGGCGTGGGCAGCATTCTGGGCAGTTTTCTCGGTGCCGCATTCATTTTGCTGCTGCCGATTCTGCTCGACTACACGTTGCCGCCGATCGCCACGTTTCTCCACCTGCCGTTCACCAACGCGACCGTCTCGCATATCCAGTTGATGCTGTTCGGCGGCCTCATCATCTTTTTCCTGATTGTCGAGCCGCACGGTCTGGCGCGACTTTGGCAGATCACCAAGGAGAAGCTGCGCATCTGGCCGTTCCCGCACTGA